One Urocitellus parryii isolate mUroPar1 chromosome 9, mUroPar1.hap1, whole genome shotgun sequence DNA segment encodes these proteins:
- the LOC144256866 gene encoding sulfotransferase 1A1-like, whose product MELVQDTSRPPLVKVKGVPLIKYFAEMVGPIQSFQAWPDDLLISTYPKSGTTWLSEILEMIYQGGDIGKCHRAPIYMRVPFLEFKVPGVPTGLETLKDTPAPRLIKTHLPLGLLPQSLLDQKVKVIYVARNAKDVAVSYYNFYKMAKVHPDPGTWDSFLEKFMDGQVSYGSWYQHVQEWWELSCTHPVLYLFYEDLKENPKSEIRKILEFLGHSVSEETVDHIIQHTSFKEMKKNPMANYSTLPTELMDHNISPFMRKGIVGDWKSVFTVAQNERFDAHYAKKMAGCKLKFCCQL is encoded by the exons ATGGAGCTGGTCCAGGACACCTCCCGTCCTCCACTGGTCAAGGTGAAGGGGGTCCCGCTCATCAAGTACTTTGCAGAGATGGTGGGGCCAATTCAGAGCTTCCAGGCCTGGCCTGATGACCTGCTCATCAGCACCTACCCCAAGTCTG GCACCACTTGGTTGAGTGAGATACTGGAGATGATCTATCAGGGTGGTGACATAGGGAAGTGTCACCGGGCACCCATTTACATGCGGGTACCCTTCCTTGAGTTCAAAGTTCCAGGGGTCCCAACAG GTCTGGAAACTTTGAAAGATACACCTGCCCCTCGGCTCATTAAGACACACTTgcccctgggcctgcttccccagaGTCTGCTGGATCAGAAGGTCAAG GTGATCTATGTTGCCCGAAATGCAAAGGACGTGGCTGTCTCCTATTACAACTTCTACAAAATGGCCAAGGTGCACCCTGACCCTGGCACCTGGGACAGCTTCCTGGAGAAGTTCATGGATGGACAAG TGTCCTATGGGTCGTGGTACCAGCATGTGCAGGAGTGGTGGGAGCTGAGCTGCACCCACCCTGTGCTCTACCTCTTCTATGAAGACCTGAAGGAG AACCCCAAAAGTGAGATCAGAAAGATCCTGGAGTTTCTGGGGCATTCTGTGTCAGAGGAGACTGTGGATCACATCATCCAGCACACATCCTTCAAGGAGATGAAGAAGAATCCCATGGCTAACTACAGTACCCTTCCGACTGAGCTCATGGACCACAACATTTCTCCCTTCATGAGGAAAG GCATCGTGGGGGACTGGAAATCTGTCTTCACTGTAGCCCAGAATGAGCGCTTTGATGCCCACTATGCTAAGAAGATGGCAGGCTGCAAGCTCAAGTTCTGCTGCCAGCTCTGA